A genomic stretch from Halopiger aswanensis includes:
- the serA gene encoding phosphoglycerate dehydrogenase, with translation MKVLVTDPIDDAGLDALRDAGHEVETGYELEGEDLLEAVSDAHGLIVRSGTEVTEEVFEAADELVIVGRAGIGVDNIDIDAATDHGVIVANAPEGNVRAAAEHTVAMAFATARSIPQAHIRLKDGEWAKSDYLGAELNGKTLGVVGLGRVGQEVAKKLDSLGMDIVAYDPYISEERAQRIGAELVDLEESLKQADFLTVHTPLTPETEGLISEDELDMLGDGYLINCARGGVVDEDALAAKVEDGTLAGAALDVFAEEPLSADSPLLEHDEIIVTPHLGASTEAAQENVATSTAEQVNAALVGEPVANALNAPSIDESAFPRVEPYIDIAETAGKVAAQLLEGRIENVEVTYEGDIADEDVEFVTASALKGVFEPLEWQVNAVNAPQIAEDRGVDVTESKTRQAEDFQSLISVTVSNDDDAVTVDGTLFAGDDPRIVRVDGYRVDAIPHGKMVVTRNTDEPGVIGLIGSVMGKHGVNIAGMFNAREAHGGEALTVYNVDSEVPDEAKAELNDDERIIGVNYITLNGQS, from the coding sequence ATGAAGGTTCTGGTCACGGACCCCATCGACGACGCGGGTCTGGACGCACTCCGAGACGCCGGCCACGAGGTCGAAACGGGCTACGAACTCGAGGGCGAGGACCTCCTCGAGGCGGTTTCCGACGCGCACGGGCTGATCGTCCGCTCGGGGACGGAAGTCACCGAGGAGGTCTTCGAGGCCGCCGACGAGTTAGTGATCGTCGGCCGCGCCGGCATCGGCGTCGACAACATCGACATCGACGCCGCGACCGACCACGGGGTCATCGTCGCGAACGCACCCGAGGGCAACGTCCGCGCGGCCGCGGAACACACCGTCGCGATGGCCTTCGCGACCGCCCGATCGATCCCGCAGGCCCACATCCGCCTCAAGGACGGCGAGTGGGCCAAAAGCGACTACCTCGGCGCCGAACTCAACGGCAAGACCCTGGGCGTCGTCGGCCTCGGCCGCGTCGGCCAGGAGGTCGCCAAGAAACTCGACTCGCTGGGTATGGACATCGTCGCCTACGACCCCTACATCAGCGAGGAACGCGCCCAGCGCATCGGCGCCGAACTCGTCGACCTCGAGGAGAGCCTGAAGCAGGCCGACTTCCTGACCGTCCACACCCCGCTGACGCCCGAAACTGAGGGGCTGATCAGCGAGGACGAACTCGACATGCTCGGCGACGGCTACCTCATCAACTGCGCCCGCGGCGGCGTCGTCGACGAGGACGCCCTCGCGGCGAAGGTCGAGGACGGCACGCTGGCCGGCGCCGCGCTGGACGTCTTCGCCGAGGAGCCCCTGTCCGCGGACTCTCCGCTGCTCGAGCACGACGAGATCATCGTCACGCCGCACCTCGGCGCCTCGACCGAGGCGGCCCAGGAGAACGTCGCGACCTCGACGGCCGAACAGGTCAACGCCGCGCTCGTCGGCGAACCCGTCGCGAACGCTCTAAACGCGCCCTCGATCGACGAGAGCGCCTTCCCGCGCGTCGAGCCCTACATCGACATCGCCGAGACCGCCGGCAAGGTCGCCGCCCAACTGCTCGAGGGCCGCATCGAGAACGTCGAAGTCACCTACGAGGGCGACATCGCCGACGAGGACGTCGAGTTCGTCACCGCCTCCGCCCTGAAGGGCGTCTTCGAACCGCTCGAGTGGCAGGTTAACGCGGTTAACGCGCCCCAGATCGCCGAAGACCGCGGCGTCGACGTCACCGAATCGAAAACGCGGCAGGCCGAGGACTTCCAGAGCCTGATCTCCGTCACGGTGAGCAACGACGACGACGCGGTCACCGTCGACGGAACGCTGTTCGCGGGCGACGACCCGCGCATCGTCCGCGTCGACGGCTACCGCGTCGACGCCATCCCGCACGGCAAGATGGTCGTCACGCGCAACACCGACGAACCCGGCGTCATCGGCCTCATCGGCTCGGTCATGGGCAAGCACGGCGTCAACATCGCCGGCATGTTCAACGCCCGCGAAGCCCACGGCGGCGAGGCCCTGACCGTCTACAACGTCGACAGCGAGGTCCCCGACGAGGCGAAGGCGGAGCTCAACGACGACGAGCGGATCATCGGCGTCAACTACATCACGCTGAACGGCCAGTCCTGA
- a CDS encoding HPP family protein — protein sequence MDDRTGTTLHTGLLISTTAALAWLTGLPMLFPSLGPSAFVLALFQDSEAASPRRVIGGHAIGVAAGLLAYHLLGAGVSMTTATDPGSLAGLRLAASGVVATTLTAGGMLATDTRHPPACATTLIVSLGLLSAPLEGALIVCTVVVLVIAHRILLATERVGARYGSELRS from the coding sequence ATGGACGACCGGACGGGGACGACGCTCCACACCGGCCTGCTCATCTCGACGACGGCCGCGCTGGCGTGGCTCACCGGGCTGCCGATGCTGTTTCCGAGCCTCGGCCCCTCCGCGTTCGTACTCGCGCTCTTTCAGGACAGCGAGGCCGCGTCGCCCCGCCGGGTGATCGGCGGCCACGCGATCGGCGTCGCCGCCGGCCTGCTCGCCTATCACCTGCTCGGGGCCGGCGTCTCGATGACGACGGCGACCGATCCCGGCTCGCTCGCGGGGTTGCGCCTCGCCGCCAGCGGCGTCGTCGCGACGACCCTGACCGCCGGCGGCATGCTCGCGACCGACACCCGCCACCCGCCCGCCTGCGCGACGACCCTGATCGTCTCGCTCGGCCTGCTCTCTGCGCCGCTCGAGGGTGCGCTGATCGTCTGTACGGTCGTCGTCCTCGTGATCGCGCACCGGATCCTGCTCGCGACCGAGCGGGTCGGCGCGCGGTACGGGAGCGAGTTGCGGTCTTGA
- a CDS encoding SGNH/GDSL hydrolase family protein gives MIGDRYPAVSLHNVAELAAPEWAADGDQLCRVPESVGAALNVSARERVRGPTNSELRFVPEHDEAAIEVTLSAADRTRVWPFWGEFRPWQPFEIGPEPATHAFSVPDRLAKLEAGPDVDTGRFDPRVCRLRFERAPSVAVHDVAGDCRPPTTAELPERRYLAYGTSITEGAASSAPHLNYVSHVAREIDADLLNFGCSGSAYCEPAMADYLASRDDWDVATLALSVNMANRGFTVDQFRERADYFVNRIAAAHPEKPIACVTLFPYFADVIEGGDARRAGDFRAALREVVADSPHENLSLVEGTELMDFTGLAADLLHPGDTGMEAIGEGLAAHLEARLE, from the coding sequence ATGATCGGGGATCGCTATCCCGCCGTGTCGCTGCACAACGTCGCCGAACTCGCCGCTCCGGAGTGGGCCGCGGACGGCGACCAACTCTGTCGCGTTCCCGAATCGGTGGGCGCGGCGTTAAACGTCAGCGCCCGCGAACGGGTTCGCGGCCCGACGAACAGCGAACTCCGCTTCGTGCCCGAGCACGACGAAGCGGCGATCGAAGTCACGCTCTCCGCGGCCGACCGAACGCGAGTATGGCCGTTCTGGGGCGAGTTCCGGCCCTGGCAGCCGTTCGAAATCGGCCCCGAACCCGCGACGCACGCGTTCAGCGTCCCCGACCGACTCGCGAAACTCGAGGCCGGTCCCGATGTCGACACCGGCCGATTCGACCCGCGGGTCTGTCGGCTTCGCTTCGAGCGCGCCCCGTCGGTCGCCGTCCACGACGTCGCGGGCGACTGCCGGCCGCCGACGACCGCCGAACTCCCCGAGCGGCGGTACCTCGCGTACGGCACCTCGATCACCGAGGGGGCCGCGTCCTCGGCGCCGCACCTGAACTACGTCAGTCACGTCGCCCGCGAAATCGACGCCGACCTGCTGAATTTCGGCTGTTCGGGCTCCGCGTACTGCGAGCCGGCGATGGCCGACTACCTCGCGAGCCGCGACGACTGGGACGTGGCGACGCTCGCGCTCTCGGTGAACATGGCGAACCGCGGGTTCACCGTCGACCAGTTCCGCGAGCGAGCCGACTACTTCGTGAACCGGATCGCGGCGGCCCACCCCGAGAAACCGATCGCGTGCGTGACCCTGTTCCCGTACTTCGCGGACGTCATCGAGGGCGGTGACGCCCGGCGGGCCGGCGACTTCCGCGCCGCACTGCGCGAGGTCGTCGCCGACTCCCCGCACGAGAACCTCTCGCTGGTCGAGGGGACCGAGTTGATGGACTTCACCGGCCTGGCCGCGGATCTGCTCCACCCGGGCGACACCGGCATGGAAGCGATCGGCGAGGGACTGGCCGCTCACCTCGAGGCGCGACTCGAGTAA
- a CDS encoding universal stress protein, translated as MTRHLLVPMDDSETARAALEHALSIHPDDEITVVHAVDDLEAGYGGGPELTDADGNGGAEPALFEDVRSIADDHGRSVEATVIGGESPEAILEFAEERGVDQIVMGSEGRSGVSRMLLGSVAETVTRQATVPVTIVP; from the coding sequence ATGACCCGTCACTTGCTCGTCCCGATGGACGACTCCGAAACCGCCCGCGCAGCCCTCGAGCACGCGCTCTCGATCCACCCGGACGACGAGATCACGGTCGTCCACGCCGTCGACGACCTCGAGGCGGGCTACGGCGGCGGTCCGGAGCTAACCGACGCCGACGGCAACGGCGGGGCCGAGCCCGCCCTCTTCGAGGACGTCCGCTCGATCGCCGACGATCACGGGCGGTCCGTCGAAGCGACCGTCATCGGCGGCGAGTCGCCGGAGGCGATCCTCGAGTTCGCCGAGGAGCGCGGCGTCGACCAGATCGTCATGGGGAGCGAAGGCCGCTCGGGCGTCTCCCGAATGTTGCTGGGCAGTGTCGCGGAGACCGTGACGCGGCAGGCGACCGTTCCGGTGACGATCGTTCCGTAG
- a CDS encoding L-threonylcarbamoyladenylate synthase, with amino-acid sequence MNADESGFEFDFDGDPDIDAETLERAGEAIREGGLVVYPTETVYGLAADALDADAVERVFEVKGRDRSKPVSLAVPTFETAIEAGYIEATERERAFAAEFLPGPVTVLCERREVVPDVLTAGGEQVGIRVPDCEPAMALLAAAERPITSTSANVSGEPSARTVAEIGRQVRDEAVVLDGGETQGTESTVVDLSTGTIHRRGALADEIEAWLEETAE; translated from the coding sequence ATGAACGCCGACGAATCCGGTTTCGAGTTCGACTTCGACGGCGACCCCGACATCGACGCTGAGACGCTCGAGCGCGCAGGCGAAGCGATCCGCGAGGGTGGCCTCGTCGTCTACCCGACCGAGACGGTCTACGGCCTCGCTGCCGACGCGCTCGATGCCGACGCCGTCGAGCGCGTCTTCGAGGTGAAAGGCCGGGATCGCTCGAAACCCGTCTCCTTGGCGGTGCCGACGTTCGAGACGGCGATTGAAGCGGGATACATCGAGGCGACTGAGCGCGAACGCGCGTTCGCCGCGGAGTTCCTGCCGGGACCCGTCACGGTCCTCTGCGAGCGCCGGGAGGTCGTCCCGGACGTGCTGACCGCGGGCGGCGAACAGGTCGGCATCCGCGTGCCCGACTGCGAACCCGCCATGGCCTTGCTCGCGGCCGCCGAGCGCCCGATCACGTCGACCAGCGCCAACGTCAGCGGCGAGCCCAGCGCCCGCACGGTCGCGGAGATCGGCCGGCAGGTGCGAGACGAAGCCGTCGTCCTCGACGGCGGCGAGACGCAGGGCACCGAGAGCACCGTCGTCGATCTCTCGACGGGGACGATCCACCGCCGCGGCGCGCTGGCCGACGAGATCGAGGCGTGGCTCGAGGAGACGGCGGAATAG
- a CDS encoding helix-turn-helix domain-containing protein, whose translation MREFAFTITYERGADHLMDVFIEHPGLYARTISCHATTDTMWRLDEVTGPAEALSVYDDRLADLSRCSSLRGMGGCPIDWHYETLAERPTRRLIYSRQSEGEGCRSVPYLAAKHLGDGALCRAEQHGHEYKWRILAEDDAAVRPVYEELDANLRDGLSLEFERVTGETEWPDDHAGGAELPYKQREALELAVEHGYYETPRRMSIQEIAEAEDIPTSTLQYRLTRAEAWLAETFVSTDTGDPVVQAMTSASDD comes from the coding sequence ATGCGCGAGTTCGCTTTTACGATCACCTACGAGCGGGGTGCGGACCATCTGATGGACGTCTTCATCGAGCACCCCGGACTGTACGCGCGGACGATCTCCTGTCACGCGACGACGGACACGATGTGGCGACTGGACGAGGTGACCGGCCCTGCCGAGGCGCTATCGGTCTACGACGACCGCCTCGCGGACCTCTCGCGGTGTTCCAGCCTGCGCGGCATGGGCGGCTGTCCGATCGACTGGCACTACGAGACCCTCGCCGAACGACCGACACGACGGCTCATCTACTCGCGCCAGTCGGAGGGCGAGGGCTGTCGCTCCGTCCCGTACCTCGCCGCGAAACACCTCGGCGACGGCGCACTCTGTCGCGCCGAACAGCACGGCCACGAGTACAAGTGGCGGATCCTCGCCGAAGACGACGCCGCGGTCCGTCCCGTGTACGAGGAACTCGACGCCAATCTCCGGGACGGCCTCTCCCTCGAGTTCGAGCGCGTCACCGGCGAGACGGAGTGGCCCGACGACCACGCCGGGGGCGCCGAACTGCCCTACAAACAGCGCGAGGCCCTCGAGTTGGCCGTCGAGCACGGCTACTACGAGACGCCGCGCCGGATGTCGATCCAGGAGATCGCCGAGGCCGAGGACATCCCGACCTCGACGCTGCAGTACCGACTGACCCGTGCGGAAGCGTGGCTCGCCGAGACCTTCGTCTCGACCGACACCGGCGATCCCGTGGTGCAGGCGATGACGTCGGCGAGCGACGACTGA
- a CDS encoding DUF7118 family protein — translation MSDRDGSHRTGDAVGAGEPTTDATPLEALEAARERFDHAQQRIEDRGADTVETAADAYRSATKLLEDYVDRATGTGQENFKAYVELEGQFATLVENLPEDLPARGAFEDALDAIDKRRLSESDFERAREALEPAATFADLLDEREAAREALAAARKDAAKRRRDIGDEIASKERLLELGDADLDAPVERLREPIETYNDAVQEAFAQYRQEASVREVFALLERSRWYPFVEYHQPPEDLQEYVDTSADGEYTIPELLEYADYSRSKLEHYVADADRLKRRVATQRTFLDGIDAEPLTIDWPPGPAGVLRRRTREYRPFVERVADEDTVAALRDVRALLTDPDIDYARLQTAAQAVVQLTPEERERLADGRVAAELEALREEKRALEAALEVDDPV, via the coding sequence ATGAGCGACCGCGACGGGTCTCACCGCACCGGCGACGCCGTCGGTGCCGGTGAACCGACGACCGACGCGACGCCGCTCGAGGCGCTCGAGGCGGCTCGCGAGCGGTTCGACCACGCACAGCAACGCATCGAGGACCGCGGCGCGGACACCGTCGAGACGGCCGCCGACGCCTACCGCTCGGCGACGAAACTCCTCGAGGACTACGTCGACCGCGCGACGGGAACCGGCCAGGAGAACTTCAAGGCCTACGTCGAACTCGAGGGCCAGTTCGCCACGCTCGTCGAAAACTTGCCGGAGGACCTCCCCGCTCGCGGCGCCTTCGAGGACGCGTTAGACGCCATCGACAAGCGCCGGCTCAGCGAGTCCGACTTCGAGCGCGCCCGTGAGGCCCTCGAGCCGGCGGCGACGTTCGCCGACCTGCTCGACGAGCGCGAGGCCGCCCGCGAGGCCCTCGCTGCGGCGCGGAAAGACGCCGCCAAGCGCCGCCGCGATATCGGCGACGAGATCGCGTCCAAGGAGCGGCTGCTCGAGTTGGGCGACGCGGACCTCGACGCGCCGGTCGAGCGCCTCCGCGAGCCGATCGAGACCTACAACGACGCGGTTCAGGAGGCGTTCGCGCAGTACCGTCAGGAAGCGTCGGTTCGCGAGGTGTTCGCCCTGCTCGAGCGGAGCCGGTGGTACCCGTTCGTCGAGTACCACCAGCCACCCGAGGATCTGCAGGAGTACGTCGACACCAGCGCCGACGGCGAGTACACGATCCCCGAACTGCTCGAGTACGCCGACTACTCGCGGTCGAAACTCGAACACTACGTCGCGGACGCGGACCGGCTCAAGCGCCGCGTCGCGACCCAGCGAACCTTCCTCGATGGAATCGACGCCGAACCGCTGACGATCGACTGGCCGCCGGGGCCGGCGGGCGTCCTCCGCCGCCGGACGCGGGAGTACCGACCGTTCGTCGAGCGCGTCGCGGACGAAGACACCGTCGCTGCCCTTCGGGACGTTCGGGCGTTGCTGACCGATCCCGATATCGACTACGCGCGGCTCCAAACTGCGGCGCAGGCGGTCGTCCAGCTAACACCCGAAGAACGCGAGCGGTTGGCCGACGGCCGCGTCGCGGCCGAACTCGAGGCGCTCCGCGAGGAAAAGCGGGCGCTCGAAGCGGCGCTCGAGGTCGACGATCCGGTGTAG
- a CDS encoding PAS domain S-box protein, giving the protein MTAAGSTSCVTDDGVPPSAEQPAADSLESPPSPFDAGDFFRQLVANTSEGLLTIDEHSRILFANPAIEEILGYEPAELIGESKMVLIPERLRPAHAAGLEKYLRTGEKHIDWGGIELPALHKDGHEVPVLVSLREHSYEGQRIFTGLFRDISDRKERQRRFEAVFNNTYQLTGLLEPDGTILEVNRTALEFAGVERGEVVGNPLWEAPCFAANEAGRTVARTGVDRASDGDFFRDELRVRGENRTAVIDFSIRPIDHDGGAPQLLVVEGRDVTALKRRERHLQVLHRLLRHNLRNDLNAIHGFAELLLEELECEVDGESADGEADANSPPVDRTDDLCAYVAEIAATATELIETNETAKELAAATLGGEQPREPVVLEDVLAEVIADLRDQYPESVISVTDRTESAGPTIAAADSRLQTVLEEVIDNAVRHTDERPEIEVDVATAETDIAIRVIDNGPGIPEPERTGIFNEEPITQLDHGNGLGLWLVGLVLEEYGGDLEYESGVDGTGGGSCVTIRVPRATDDEDGWNGGDDGREETRTRD; this is encoded by the coding sequence ATGACTGCTGCAGGGAGTACTTCCTGCGTGACTGACGACGGGGTACCACCATCCGCCGAACAGCCTGCGGCCGACTCCCTCGAGTCGCCGCCGTCGCCGTTCGACGCGGGCGATTTCTTCCGACAGCTCGTAGCGAACACCTCCGAAGGACTGCTGACCATCGACGAACACAGCCGAATCCTCTTTGCGAATCCGGCTATCGAGGAGATCCTCGGCTACGAGCCCGCCGAACTCATCGGGGAGTCGAAGATGGTGCTCATCCCCGAGCGGCTCCGCCCGGCTCACGCCGCCGGCCTCGAGAAGTACCTCCGGACGGGCGAGAAGCACATCGACTGGGGCGGCATCGAACTCCCGGCGTTGCACAAGGACGGCCACGAAGTGCCGGTGCTGGTGAGCCTCCGCGAGCACAGCTACGAGGGCCAGCGGATCTTCACCGGCCTCTTCCGGGACATCTCCGACCGGAAGGAGCGCCAACGGCGGTTCGAGGCGGTTTTCAACAACACGTACCAGCTAACCGGTCTCCTCGAGCCCGACGGGACGATCCTCGAGGTCAACCGGACGGCCCTGGAGTTCGCCGGCGTCGAGCGCGGGGAAGTCGTCGGGAACCCGCTGTGGGAGGCGCCCTGTTTCGCCGCGAACGAGGCGGGACGAACGGTCGCTCGGACGGGCGTCGACCGGGCCAGCGACGGCGATTTCTTCCGTGACGAGCTTCGGGTCCGGGGAGAAAACCGGACCGCCGTCATCGACTTCTCGATCCGGCCGATCGACCACGACGGCGGTGCGCCGCAACTGCTCGTCGTGGAAGGCCGGGACGTGACTGCCCTCAAGCGACGCGAGCGGCACCTGCAGGTTCTCCACCGGCTGCTCCGGCACAACCTGCGAAACGACCTCAACGCGATCCACGGCTTCGCGGAGTTGCTGCTGGAGGAACTCGAGTGCGAGGTCGACGGCGAGAGTGCAGACGGAGAGGCGGACGCAAACTCACCGCCCGTCGACCGTACAGACGATCTCTGTGCGTACGTCGCAGAGATCGCGGCGACCGCAACCGAACTGATCGAGACGAACGAAACCGCGAAGGAACTGGCCGCCGCGACTCTCGGCGGCGAGCAACCCCGCGAACCGGTCGTCCTCGAGGACGTCCTCGCCGAGGTCATTGCTGACCTCCGCGATCAATACCCTGAAAGCGTGATCTCGGTGACTGACCGCACCGAATCGGCGGGGCCGACGATCGCAGCCGCCGACTCCCGACTCCAGACGGTTCTCGAGGAGGTGATCGATAACGCCGTCCGCCACACCGACGAACGGCCGGAGATCGAGGTCGACGTGGCCACCGCCGAGACCGACATCGCAATCCGCGTCATCGACAACGGCCCCGGCATTCCGGAACCCGAGCGCACAGGGATCTTCAACGAGGAACCGATCACGCAACTCGACCACGGAAACGGCCTGGGCCTCTGGCTCGTCGGGCTGGTGCTCGAGGAGTACGGCGGCGACCTCGAGTACGAGTCGGGCGTCGACGGAACCGGCGGCGGCAGTTGCGTGACCATCCGCGTTCCGCGGGCGACGGACGACGAAGACGGATGGAACGGTGGCGATGACGGCCGCGAAGAGACGCGGACTCGAGACTGA
- the serB gene encoding phosphoserine phosphatase SerB, protein MTVVAFDFDGTLSDSEMTVLLGQRCGVAEDMAEITERAMNDEIGYAESLRERAALLEGLAAEEAEAAFDEVVLREGAADLIAELNAAGVTTAILTGGFERGVAAALEREGVSVDHIVSNRLPMNADETELTGAVEGPLIEGTKDDALEDLADDVGVALEDTVAVGDGANDLPMLKVAGLAIGFDPKPAVEPHCDVVVTSMADAREELVADGVLED, encoded by the coding sequence ATGACAGTCGTCGCTTTCGACTTCGACGGAACGCTTTCGGACTCCGAGATGACGGTCCTGCTCGGGCAGCGCTGCGGGGTCGCCGAGGATATGGCCGAGATCACGGAACGCGCGATGAACGACGAGATCGGCTACGCCGAGAGCCTCCGCGAGCGCGCGGCCCTGCTCGAGGGCCTCGCCGCCGAGGAGGCCGAAGCGGCCTTCGACGAGGTCGTCCTCCGCGAGGGCGCGGCCGACCTGATCGCCGAGCTGAACGCGGCCGGCGTCACGACGGCCATCCTCACCGGCGGCTTCGAACGGGGCGTCGCCGCAGCCCTCGAGCGCGAGGGCGTCTCCGTCGACCACATCGTCTCGAACCGCCTGCCGATGAACGCCGACGAAACCGAACTGACCGGCGCGGTCGAGGGGCCGCTGATCGAGGGCACCAAGGACGACGCCCTCGAGGACCTGGCGGACGACGTCGGCGTCGCCCTTGAGGACACCGTCGCGGTCGGTGACGGCGCGAACGATCTCCCGATGCTCAAGGTCGCCGGCCTCGCGATCGGCTTCGACCCGAAGCCAGCGGTCGAGCCCCACTGCGACGTCGTCGTCACCTCGATGGCCGACGCCCGCGAGGAACTCGTCGCGGACGGCGTGCTCGAGGACTAA
- a CDS encoding amidohydrolase family protein, producing the protein MSTDDRSTDESGVSRRNYLGLGAGALAGLSFASVGSADEREKSGTNKGNARGNGAGDRLLITNGTIVTVDPDLGILENADLLVENGQIERIDGNIDAPAAATIDAGDAIVAPGFVNAHLHTWQAGVRGVAGDWSFMEYLETMLGEISGHYEPEDAYLGNLFGALEQLNAGATTILDWFHIANSPDHTDRAIDGLEDAGVRAVFAHGPPGDDSATWWEQSTEPHPDDIRRLHRERLPANDGLLTLAMGIRGPDYSTDEVVTQDIELARELGIPASMHIGSLGPGGVETLEELGLLGDDLNYVHANRLTEREFELVGDSGGSVSVTPEVEMQMGMGMPALRQTLDAGAIPSLGVDIVSNVSGDMFAQTRTALQTQRALDNQPTVEAGEQVADLSLTARQALEFATIEGARALGLEDQVGSLTPGKRADVVLFETDDITTTPAHDPVETIVFQSGIETVDTVIVDGTLVKYDGDLINPAAERRRHQLVRSGRRILEESGLETLAESVGTRGRGRDRGRGRGWGQHDS; encoded by the coding sequence ATGTCAACTGACGACCGATCGACGGACGAGTCCGGCGTCTCGCGACGCAACTACCTCGGCCTCGGCGCCGGCGCGCTGGCGGGCCTGTCGTTCGCTTCCGTCGGCAGCGCTGACGAAAGGGAGAAGAGCGGGACAAACAAGGGCAACGCCCGCGGGAACGGCGCGGGTGACCGCCTGCTGATCACGAACGGGACGATCGTCACCGTCGACCCCGACCTCGGGATCCTCGAGAACGCGGATTTGCTCGTCGAAAACGGGCAAATCGAGCGCATCGACGGCAACATCGATGCACCCGCTGCGGCGACGATCGACGCCGGCGACGCCATCGTCGCGCCCGGGTTCGTCAACGCCCACCTGCACACCTGGCAGGCCGGCGTCCGCGGGGTCGCCGGCGACTGGTCGTTCATGGAGTACCTCGAGACGATGCTCGGGGAGATCAGCGGCCACTACGAGCCCGAGGACGCCTACCTGGGCAACCTCTTCGGCGCGCTCGAGCAGCTCAACGCCGGCGCGACGACGATCCTCGACTGGTTCCACATCGCCAACTCGCCCGACCACACCGACCGGGCGATCGACGGCCTCGAGGACGCCGGCGTCCGCGCCGTCTTCGCGCACGGCCCGCCGGGGGACGACAGCGCGACGTGGTGGGAGCAGAGTACGGAGCCCCACCCCGACGATATCCGCCGGCTCCACCGGGAGCGGTTACCGGCCAACGACGGTCTGCTGACGCTGGCGATGGGCATCCGCGGCCCCGACTACTCGACGGACGAGGTCGTGACGCAGGACATCGAACTCGCGCGCGAACTCGGGATTCCCGCGTCCATGCACATCGGCTCGCTCGGCCCCGGCGGGGTCGAGACCCTCGAGGAACTCGGGCTGCTCGGCGACGACCTGAACTACGTCCACGCCAACCGGCTCACCGAGCGGGAGTTCGAACTCGTCGGCGACTCCGGCGGCTCGGTCTCGGTCACGCCGGAAGTCGAGATGCAGATGGGGATGGGGATGCCGGCGCTCCGCCAGACGCTCGACGCCGGCGCGATCCCGTCGCTCGGCGTCGACATCGTCTCGAACGTCAGCGGCGACATGTTCGCCCAGACCCGCACGGCGCTGCAGACCCAGCGCGCGCTCGACAACCAGCCGACCGTCGAAGCCGGCGAGCAGGTCGCCGACCTCTCGCTGACCGCGCGGCAGGCCCTCGAGTTCGCGACGATCGAGGGCGCTCGCGCGCTCGGCCTCGAGGACCAGGTCGGTTCGCTGACCCCTGGCAAGCGGGCGGACGTCGTGCTCTTCGAGACGGACGACATCACCACGACGCCGGCCCACGATCCGGTCGAAACGATCGTCTTCCAGTCCGGCATCGAGACCGTCGATACGGTGATCGTCGACGGGACCCTCGTCAAGTACGACGGCGACCTCATCAACCCGGCCGCCGAGCGCCGGCGCCACCAGCTCGTCCGCTCCGGCCGCCGCATCCTCGAGGAAAGCGGCCTCGAGACGCTGGCGGAGTCCGTCGGAACCCGCGGTCGAGGTCGCGATCGTGGACGGGGACGCGGCTGGGGACAGCACGACTCCTAA
- the hisI gene encoding phosphoribosyl-AMP cyclohydrolase, producing the protein MDDAVAVDFGEDGLVPAVAQDAETGEVLMLAYVSPEALERTRETGRAHYYSRSRDELWEKGATSGHGQTIEEIRVDCDADTILYLVEQAGGACHTGHRSCFYRTIEGENVGEQVFDPDAVYDDHE; encoded by the coding sequence ATGGACGACGCCGTTGCGGTCGATTTCGGCGAGGACGGACTCGTCCCCGCCGTCGCACAGGACGCCGAGACAGGCGAGGTGCTCATGCTCGCGTACGTCTCCCCGGAGGCCTTAGAGCGAACCCGCGAAACCGGCCGCGCGCACTACTACTCCCGCAGCCGGGACGAACTCTGGGAGAAGGGCGCGACGAGCGGCCACGGACAGACGATCGAGGAGATCCGCGTCGACTGCGACGCCGACACCATCCTCTATCTCGTCGAGCAGGCGGGCGGCGCCTGCCACACCGGCCACCGGTCGTGTTTCTACCGGACGATCGAGGGCGAGAACGTCGGGGAGCAGGTGTTCGACCCCGATGCGGTCTACGATGACCACGAGTAA